From a single Fusobacterium pseudoperiodonticum genomic region:
- a CDS encoding THUMP domain-containing class I SAM-dependent RNA methyltransferase, which produces MIFIASATMGLESVVKEECLALGFKNIKVFDGRVEFEGDFKDLVKANIYLRCSDRVFIKMAEFKALSYEELFQNVKAIEWQDFIDENGEFPISWVSSVKSKLYSKSDIQRISKKAIVEKLKEKYKREIFLENGALYSIKIQCHKDIFIVMLDSSGEALTKRGYRAIKRLAPIKETLAAALVYLSKWKPDEVLLDAMCGTGTIAIEAAMIARNIAPGANRNFAAEKWSVIDEKLWTDIRDEAFSSEDLSKELKIYASDIDEKSIEVAKENAEKAGVEEDIIFEVKDFKDIESPAKYGAVIVNPPYGERLMNDEDIEELYRDFGKFCKKNLAKWSYYIITSYEDFEKAFGKPATKNRKLYNGGIKCYYYQYFGDRKNGYRN; this is translated from the coding sequence ATGATATTTATAGCAAGTGCAACAATGGGCTTGGAAAGTGTTGTAAAAGAAGAATGCCTTGCTCTAGGCTTTAAAAATATAAAAGTATTTGATGGTAGAGTTGAGTTTGAAGGAGATTTTAAAGACCTAGTAAAAGCTAATATATATTTGAGATGTTCTGACAGAGTTTTCATAAAAATGGCAGAGTTCAAAGCCTTATCTTATGAAGAATTATTTCAAAATGTAAAAGCTATTGAATGGCAAGATTTCATAGATGAAAATGGAGAATTTCCAATTTCTTGGGTTAGTTCAGTAAAATCTAAATTATACTCAAAGTCAGATATTCAAAGAATAAGTAAAAAGGCTATAGTTGAAAAACTAAAAGAAAAATATAAAAGAGAAATATTTTTAGAAAATGGAGCACTGTACTCTATAAAAATTCAATGTCATAAAGATATTTTTATAGTTATGTTAGATAGTTCAGGTGAAGCTTTAACAAAAAGAGGTTATAGAGCAATAAAGAGATTAGCTCCCATAAAGGAAACTTTAGCTGCAGCTCTAGTGTACTTATCAAAATGGAAGCCTGATGAAGTTTTACTTGATGCTATGTGTGGGACAGGTACTATTGCAATAGAGGCAGCTATGATAGCTAGAAATATTGCACCAGGAGCAAATAGAAACTTTGCTGCTGAAAAATGGTCTGTGATTGATGAAAAACTTTGGACAGATATAAGAGATGAAGCCTTCTCTAGTGAAGATTTATCAAAAGAGTTAAAAATATATGCTTCTGATATAGATGAAAAAAGTATAGAAGTAGCAAAAGAAAATGCTGAGAAGGCAGGAGTTGAAGAAGATATAATTTTTGAAGTTAAAGACTTTAAAGATATTGAAAGTCCTGCAAAATATGGAGCAGTAATAGTTAATCCTCCTTATGGGGAAAGACTTATGAACGATGAAGATATAGAAGAATTATATAGAGATTTTGGAAAATTCTGTAAAAAGAATTTAGCTAAATGGTCTTACTACATAATAACTTCTTATGAAGACTTTGAAAAAGCTTTTGGAAAGCCAGCTACTAAAAATCGTAAGCTATATAATGGTGGAATAAAGTGTTATTATTATCAATATTTTGGAGATAGAAAAAATGGATATAGAAACTAA
- a CDS encoding AI-2E family transporter, with amino-acid sequence MNLKNIMKIVGIILIFVILQSYFTNPDIFSTIVGKWKDYFMTLIMAIFIAILLEPIVRYLKKKSKVNDILAISLSIVFVVLIVIIMSLIVIPEIISSLKVLNDMYPAISEKAMTLGKNITDYLAEKNIYTVNTEELNNSFTNFIKNNTSNIKEFVFAFVGGLVNWTLGFTNLIIAFTLAFLILLDKKNLMKTLENLIKIIFGVKNTPYVMNKLKLSKDIFISYISGKIIVSFIVGLCVYIILLITGTPYAALSAILLGVGNMIPYVGSIFGGIVAFFLILLVAPIKTLILLIAIIISQLVDGFIVGPKIIGNKVGLSTFWVMVSMIIFGNLFGIVGMFLGTPILSIIKLFYVDLLKRAEQGGKE; translated from the coding sequence ATGAATTTAAAAAATATAATGAAAATTGTGGGAATAATCTTAATTTTCGTAATTTTACAGTCATATTTTACAAACCCTGATATTTTTTCAACTATAGTTGGAAAATGGAAGGACTATTTTATGACTTTGATTATGGCTATTTTTATAGCCATTCTTTTGGAACCAATAGTTAGATATTTGAAGAAAAAAAGTAAGGTAAATGATATTTTGGCAATAAGTCTATCAATAGTTTTTGTAGTTTTAATAGTTATAATTATGTCTTTGATAGTGATACCAGAAATTATTTCATCTTTAAAAGTTCTTAATGATATGTATCCAGCTATTTCAGAAAAAGCAATGACACTGGGGAAAAACATAACAGATTATTTAGCAGAAAAGAATATATATACAGTGAATACAGAAGAATTAAATAATAGCTTTACTAATTTTATTAAGAATAATACAAGTAATATAAAAGAATTTGTATTTGCCTTTGTTGGAGGCTTAGTTAACTGGACATTAGGCTTTACAAACTTAATTATAGCATTCACTTTAGCATTTTTAATTTTATTAGATAAGAAAAATCTTATGAAGACATTAGAAAATCTTATAAAAATAATTTTTGGAGTGAAAAATACTCCTTATGTCATGAATAAATTAAAATTGTCAAAAGATATCTTTATAAGTTATATCTCAGGAAAAATAATAGTATCTTTTATAGTTGGACTATGTGTATATATAATTTTACTTATAACAGGAACACCTTATGCAGCCTTAAGTGCTATCTTATTAGGTGTTGGAAATATGATACCTTATGTTGGTTCAATTTTTGGAGGAATAGTAGCATTTTTCTTAATTCTACTAGTTGCTCCAATAAAAACTTTGATATTATTGATAGCAATAATCATATCTCAATTGGTAGACGGCTTTATAGTAGGACCTAAAATAATAGGTAATAAAGTTGGTTTAAGCACTTTTTGGGTTATGGTTTCTATGATAATTTTTGGAAATTTATTTGGTATAGTAGGAATGTTTTTAGGAACACCTATATTATCAATAATAAAATTATTCTATGTAGATTTATTAAAAAGAGCTGAGCAAGGAGGCAAGGAATGA
- a CDS encoding transcriptional regulator encodes MKNEILNQYKLLVNFLGKSLGPSFEVVLHEVKGEEVKMIAIANGEVSDRVLEDTVSSETINILKNKSSHNEESMVNHTVLLKNGKKVRSSSMLIKENQKVVGMLCVNFDDSKFHELNCQLLRIIHPDMFVKNYLSDVSYNVLYDDFKKEADEDNEDEDIDAYMKKVYYEVNTKLNFPIGRPTRQEREQTIYALYERGFFNLKDSIDFVSKKLFCSTSTVYRYIALAEKNK; translated from the coding sequence ATGAAAAATGAAATTTTAAATCAATATAAATTGCTAGTTAATTTTTTAGGAAAGAGTTTAGGTCCTTCTTTTGAAGTAGTTTTACATGAAGTTAAGGGTGAAGAAGTAAAAATGATAGCCATAGCTAATGGTGAAGTGAGTGATAGAGTATTAGAAGATACAGTTTCTAGTGAAACTATTAATATTTTAAAGAATAAATCTTCTCACAATGAAGAAAGTATGGTAAATCATACTGTACTTTTAAAAAATGGAAAGAAAGTTCGTTCTTCTAGTATGCTTATAAAAGAAAATCAAAAAGTTGTGGGTATGCTATGTGTAAATTTTGATGATAGTAAATTCCATGAATTGAACTGCCAATTACTTAGAATCATACATCCTGATATGTTTGTCAAAAACTATCTATCAGATGTTTCATACAATGTTCTATATGATGACTTTAAAAAAGAAGCGGACGAAGATAATGAAGATGAAGATATAGATGCATATATGAAGAAAGTTTATTATGAAGTAAATACTAAGCTTAACTTTCCTATAGGAAGACCTACAAGACAAGAAAGAGAACAAACTATCTATGCTCTATATGAAAGAGGTTTCTTTAACTTAAAAGACTCTATTGATTTTGTCTCTAAAAAATTATTTTGCTCAACATCTACAGTATACAGATACATTGCATTAGCAGAGAAAAATAAATAA
- a CDS encoding sodium-dependent transporter → MSEVEKRDGFSTKWGFILACIGSAVGMGNIWRFPVLVSAMGGMTFLIPYFIFVIFIGSTGVIEEFALGRSAGAGPVGAFGMCTEMRGNRSIGEKIGIIPILGSLALAIGYSCVMGWVFKYAWMSIDGSMYAMASNMDVIGSTFVQTASAWGANFWIVVALIVSFIIMSMGIASGIEKANKIMMPVLFILFILLGIYIVFQPGSSGGYKYIFTVNLKGLADPKVWIFAFGQAFFSLSVAGNGSVIYGSYLSKKEDIPNSAKNVAFFDTLAALLAAFVIIPAMAVGGAELSSGGPGLMFIYLINIMNNMAGGRIIEVIFYLCVLFAGVSSIINLYEAPVAFLQEKFKFKRIPATAVIHILGCAVAICIQGIVSQWMDVVSIYICPLGALLAAVMFFWVGGKKFAEESVNMGANKPIGSWFYPAGKYIYCLLAIVALIAGALLGGIG, encoded by the coding sequence ATGAGTGAAGTAGAAAAACGTGATGGCTTTTCCACTAAATGGGGCTTTATATTAGCTTGTATAGGCTCTGCAGTTGGAATGGGAAATATTTGGAGATTCCCTGTTCTTGTTTCTGCAATGGGTGGAATGACATTTTTAATTCCTTATTTTATATTTGTAATTTTTATTGGTTCAACTGGAGTTATAGAAGAATTTGCTCTAGGTCGTTCAGCTGGTGCAGGTCCTGTTGGAGCATTTGGAATGTGCACTGAGATGAGAGGAAATAGAAGTATAGGGGAAAAAATAGGAATTATCCCAATACTAGGTTCTCTTGCTCTAGCAATAGGATACTCTTGTGTAATGGGTTGGGTTTTTAAATATGCTTGGATGTCAATAGATGGTTCTATGTATGCTATGGCATCAAATATGGATGTTATAGGCTCAACTTTTGTACAAACAGCTTCAGCTTGGGGAGCAAACTTCTGGATAGTAGTAGCATTGATAGTAAGTTTCATTATTATGTCAATGGGAATAGCAAGTGGAATAGAAAAAGCAAATAAGATTATGATGCCAGTATTATTTATTTTATTTATTTTACTAGGAATATATATAGTATTTCAACCAGGATCTTCTGGTGGATATAAATATATCTTTACAGTTAATTTAAAAGGACTAGCTGATCCTAAAGTTTGGATTTTTGCTTTTGGACAAGCATTCTTCTCACTTTCTGTTGCAGGAAATGGATCGGTTATTTATGGATCATATTTAAGTAAAAAAGAAGATATACCTAACTCTGCTAAAAATGTTGCTTTCTTTGATACATTAGCAGCTTTACTTGCAGCCTTTGTAATAATTCCAGCAATGGCAGTTGGGGGAGCAGAATTATCTTCTGGTGGACCTGGACTTATGTTCATATATTTAATTAATATTATGAATAATATGGCTGGTGGAAGAATAATTGAGGTTATTTTCTATCTATGTGTACTTTTTGCAGGGGTTAGCTCTATTATCAATCTATATGAAGCACCCGTTGCTTTTTTACAAGAAAAATTTAAGTTTAAACGTATTCCAGCAACTGCAGTTATACATATTTTAGGTTGTGCAGTAGCTATTTGTATACAAGGAATTGTTTCTCAATGGATGGACGTTGTTTCTATATACATTTGTCCACTAGGAGCATTACTTGCTGCTGTTATGTTCTTCTGGGTTGGAGGTAAAAAATTTGCAGAAGAATCTGTTAATATGGGAGCAAATAAACCAATAGGAAGTTGGTTCTATCCAGCTGGAAAATATATCTATTGTCTTTTAGCAATAGTTGCATTAATTGCAGGAGCACTTCTTGGAGGAATAGGATAG
- a CDS encoding tryptophanase produces MKEYLLNVPVPRSFSYVKRNIPEVTVEQRERALKATHYNEFAFPAGMLTVDMLSDSGTTAMTDQQWAAMFLGDESYGRNKGYYVLLDAMRDCFERGDNQKKIINLVRTDCQDIEKMMNEMYLCEYEGGLFNGGAAQLERPNAFLMPQGRAAESILFEIVRKVLAAREPGKVFTIPSNGHFDTTEGNIKQMGSVPRNLYNKELLYEVPEGGCYEKNPFKGDMDIKKLEKLIEVVGVENIPMIYTTITNNTVCGQAVSMKSIRETSKIAHKYEIPFMLDAARWAENCYFIKMNEEGYRDKSIAEIAKEMFSYCDGFTASLKKDGHANMGGILAFRDKGYFWKKFSEFNEDGSVKTDVGILLKVKQISCYGNDSYGSMSGRDIMALAAGLYECSNFNYLHERVEQCNYLAEGFYKAGVKGVVLPAGGHGVYINMDEFFDGKRGHESFAGEGFSIELIRRYGIRVSELGDYSMEYDLKTPEQQAEVANVVRFAINRSVYSQEHLDYVIAAVKALYEDRESIPNMRIVSGHNLPMRHFHAFLEPYPNEEK; encoded by the coding sequence ATGAAAGAATATTTACTTAATGTACCAGTGCCACGCTCTTTTTCTTATGTAAAACGTAATATCCCTGAAGTGACAGTTGAACAAAGGGAACGTGCTTTAAAAGCAACTCACTACAATGAATTTGCTTTTCCAGCAGGAATGTTAACAGTTGATATGTTATCAGACTCAGGAACTACTGCTATGACAGATCAACAATGGGCAGCTATGTTCTTAGGTGATGAATCTTATGGAAGAAACAAAGGTTACTATGTATTGCTTGATGCAATGAGAGATTGTTTTGAAAGAGGAGATAATCAAAAAAAGATTATAAATCTTGTTCGTACAGATTGCCAAGACATAGAAAAAATGATGAATGAAATGTATCTTTGTGAATATGAAGGTGGATTATTCAATGGTGGAGCTGCTCAACTTGAAAGACCTAATGCATTCTTAATGCCTCAAGGTCGTGCTGCTGAATCTATTTTATTTGAAATAGTTCGTAAAGTACTTGCTGCTCGTGAACCAGGAAAAGTTTTCACTATTCCATCTAATGGTCACTTTGACACTACTGAAGGAAATATAAAACAAATGGGATCTGTACCTCGTAACTTATATAATAAAGAATTATTATATGAAGTTCCAGAAGGTGGATGTTATGAAAAAAATCCTTTCAAAGGGGATATGGATATAAAGAAATTAGAAAAATTAATAGAAGTTGTTGGAGTTGAAAATATCCCAATGATTTACACTACAATAACTAACAACACAGTTTGTGGACAAGCAGTTTCTATGAAGAGTATCAGAGAAACTTCTAAAATTGCTCATAAATATGAAATACCATTTATGTTAGATGCTGCAAGATGGGCAGAAAACTGCTACTTTATTAAAATGAATGAAGAAGGATATAGAGATAAATCTATAGCTGAAATTGCAAAAGAAATGTTCTCTTACTGCGATGGATTCACTGCATCTCTTAAAAAAGATGGACATGCTAACATGGGAGGAATTTTAGCTTTCCGTGATAAAGGATACTTCTGGAAGAAATTCTCTGAATTTAATGAAGATGGATCAGTTAAAACTGACGTAGGAATCTTATTAAAAGTTAAACAAATATCTTGTTATGGTAATGATTCTTATGGAAGTATGTCAGGACGTGACATCATGGCTCTTGCTGCTGGACTTTATGAATGTTCTAACTTCAACTACTTACATGAAAGAGTTGAACAATGTAACTATCTAGCAGAAGGATTCTATAAAGCTGGAGTAAAAGGTGTTGTTTTACCAGCTGGAGGACATGGAGTTTATATCAATATGGATGAATTCTTTGATGGAAAGAGAGGACATGAATCATTTGCTGGTGAAGGATTCAGTATTGAACTTATCAGAAGATATGGAATACGTGTTTCTGAATTAGGAGATTATTCAATGGAATATGATTTAAAAACTCCTGAACAACAAGCTGAAGTTGCAAACGTTGTTAGATTTGCTATAAACAGAAGTGTTTATTCACAAGAACATTTAGATTATGTAATTGCAGCAGTAAAAGCTCTTTATGAAGATAGAGAAAGTATTCCTAATATGAGAATTGTTTCTGGACATAACTTACCTATGAGACACTTCCATGCCTTCTTGGAACCTTATCCAAATGAAGAAAAATAA
- a CDS encoding peptidylprolyl isomerase, which yields MSLQAIIKTNKGEINLNLFSDVAPVTVLNFVALAKSGYYNGLKFHRVIEDFMIQGGDPTGTGAGGPGYQFGDEFKRGVEFTKKGLLAMANAGPNTNGSQFFITHVPTEWLNYKHTIFGEVVSPKDQDVVDSIKQGDTMNEIVVVGDVDKLIEENKEFYTQLKNFLKI from the coding sequence ATGAGTTTACAAGCAATCATCAAAACAAACAAGGGGGAGATAAACCTAAATTTATTTTCAGATGTTGCACCTGTAACTGTGCTTAACTTTGTAGCTCTTGCTAAAAGTGGATACTATAATGGTTTAAAATTCCACAGAGTTATTGAGGATTTCATGATACAGGGAGGGGATCCAACTGGAACTGGTGCAGGTGGTCCAGGATATCAATTTGGAGATGAATTTAAAAGAGGAGTAGAATTTACTAAAAAAGGCCTACTTGCTATGGCAAATGCTGGGCCAAATACAAATGGCTCACAATTTTTTATCACTCATGTTCCAACAGAGTGGTTAAACTACAAACATACAATCTTTGGAGAAGTAGTATCACCAAAAGACCAAGATGTTGTAGATAGTATCAAACAAGGCGACACAATGAATGAAATCGTTGTAGTTGGAGATGTAGATAAATTAATAGAAGAAAATAAAGAATTCTATACTCAATTAAAGAATTTTTTAAAAATCTAA
- a CDS encoding NusG domain II-containing protein, which translates to MKKTKYFKIGDLVIYGFLIIFFSILTLKIGSFKDIKGAKAEIWVDGELKYVYPLQEEEKNIFVDTNLGGCNVQFKDNMVRVTTSNSPLKIAVKQGFIKSPGEVIIGIPDRLVVKVVGNSEDDSELDFVAR; encoded by the coding sequence ATGAAAAAAACTAAATACTTTAAAATAGGAGATTTAGTTATTTATGGCTTCTTGATAATATTCTTTTCAATACTTACATTAAAAATAGGTAGTTTTAAAGATATTAAAGGAGCAAAAGCTGAAATATGGGTAGATGGAGAATTAAAATACGTCTATCCTTTACAAGAAGAAGAAAAGAATATTTTTGTTGATACTAATTTAGGTGGCTGTAATGTACAGTTTAAAGATAATATGGTAAGGGTTACAACTTCTAATTCTCCACTTAAAATAGCAGTCAAACAGGGATTTATTAAGTCACCAGGAGAGGTTATAATAGGTATACCAGATAGATTAGTGGTTAAGGTAGTAGGTAATTCTGAAGATGATTCAGAATTAGATTTTGTAGCAAGATAG
- a CDS encoding glutamine synthetase III: MNNLLDNFGVNCFSEKNLKNRVPDYVFKKFLQIKNGKAELTLEIADTIANAIKMWALEKGATHYTHWFQPLTELTAEKHESFISINSDGTSMAKFSGKDLMKGESDTSSFPNGGLRSTFEARGYTAWDISSPMFLKGEEGCKTLYIPTAFVGYNGEALDKKVPLLRSINLIKEQALKIQRLLGDTETENINVTLGVEQEYFLVDKKFFYKRQDLVLSGKTVFGCLPPKGQEMNDHYYGTIKERIESFMAELDNELWKVGVMSKTKHNEVAPNQFEIALMFNTANVSVDQNQITMDMIKKVANRHNMVALLHEKPFKNVNGSGKHCNWSLSTDKGINLYDPETLSENNLSFLVYLLAMIEAVDRYAPALRATTATSGNDYRLGGHEAPPAIISIFLGEQLEDILENIENTNFNNNSSSHLDEITIDKNISRIPKDISDRNRTSPMAFTGNKFEFRMPGSSASPATPMFVLNTIVADVLKEYCEYFEKELKNKTVKEVVIALVKDRYNKHKRIIFDGNGYEEKWVEEAKKRGLSNLKNTVEGLPALIEEEVIQLFERNSVLSRSESLSRFHVYVERYNKQCNLEISTGIKIVRNQVYPFVIKYISNLSKSIHRSRKIFPDEDLFQYDIGILKDIILLKNDMLILTDKLEENLEKAIKIQDLYQRAKFYSNEVLPTLENLREKVDKLEEKIATDAWPIPSYYDLLFNL, translated from the coding sequence ATGAACAACTTATTAGATAATTTCGGAGTTAACTGCTTTTCTGAAAAAAACTTAAAGAACAGAGTCCCAGACTATGTTTTCAAAAAATTTTTACAAATCAAAAATGGAAAAGCTGAACTGACTCTTGAAATTGCTGATACAATAGCTAACGCTATTAAAATGTGGGCCTTAGAAAAAGGAGCGACTCACTACACTCACTGGTTTCAACCTTTAACTGAGTTAACTGCTGAAAAACATGAATCTTTCATTTCAATTAATTCAGATGGAACTAGTATGGCAAAATTTTCAGGTAAAGATTTAATGAAAGGTGAATCAGATACTTCATCATTTCCTAATGGAGGACTTAGATCTACTTTTGAAGCTAGAGGATATACAGCTTGGGATATTAGTTCACCTATGTTTTTAAAAGGTGAAGAAGGTTGTAAAACTTTGTATATTCCGACAGCTTTTGTTGGATACAATGGAGAAGCCTTAGATAAAAAAGTTCCTTTACTTCGTTCTATTAATCTTATAAAAGAACAGGCTCTAAAAATTCAAAGATTATTAGGGGATACTGAAACAGAAAATATTAATGTTACTCTTGGAGTAGAACAAGAATATTTTTTAGTTGATAAAAAGTTTTTCTATAAAAGACAAGACTTAGTTCTATCTGGAAAAACAGTCTTTGGTTGTCTACCTCCAAAAGGTCAAGAAATGAATGACCATTATTATGGAACAATTAAAGAAAGAATAGAAAGTTTTATGGCTGAACTTGATAATGAGCTTTGGAAAGTTGGAGTTATGTCTAAGACAAAACATAATGAAGTTGCTCCAAATCAGTTTGAAATTGCTCTAATGTTTAATACAGCAAATGTTTCTGTCGACCAAAATCAAATTACTATGGATATGATTAAAAAAGTTGCTAACAGACATAATATGGTTGCACTTTTACATGAAAAACCTTTTAAAAATGTAAATGGTTCTGGTAAACACTGTAATTGGTCTTTATCAACTGACAAGGGTATAAATCTATATGACCCTGAAACATTATCAGAAAACAATTTAAGTTTCCTAGTATACTTACTTGCTATGATAGAAGCTGTGGATAGATATGCACCTGCTCTTAGAGCCACTACTGCTACATCTGGTAATGATTACAGATTAGGTGGACATGAAGCTCCTCCAGCTATAATCTCTATCTTTTTAGGAGAACAACTAGAAGATATCTTAGAAAACATTGAAAATACAAACTTTAATAATAATTCAAGTTCTCATCTAGATGAAATAACTATAGATAAGAATATATCAAGAATTCCTAAAGATATATCTGATAGAAATAGAACTTCTCCTATGGCTTTTACAGGAAATAAATTTGAATTCAGAATGCCTGGTTCTAGTGCTTCACCTGCAACTCCTATGTTTGTTCTAAATACTATAGTTGCTGATGTATTAAAAGAATACTGTGAATATTTTGAAAAAGAATTAAAAAATAAAACTGTAAAAGAGGTTGTTATTGCTCTAGTTAAAGATAGATATAACAAACATAAAAGAATTATATTTGACGGTAATGGTTATGAGGAAAAATGGGTAGAGGAAGCTAAGAAAAGAGGACTTTCTAATTTAAAAAATACTGTGGAAGGTCTACCTGCTTTAATTGAAGAAGAAGTTATTCAATTATTTGAAAGAAATTCTGTACTTTCAAGAAGTGAATCTCTTTCAAGATTCCATGTCTATGTTGAAAGATATAATAAACAATGTAATCTTGAAATTTCTACTGGAATAAAAATTGTTAGAAATCAAGTTTATCCTTTCGTTATAAAATATATATCTAATCTTTCTAAGTCTATTCATCGTTCAAGAAAAATTTTCCCAGATGAAGATTTATTTCAATATGATATAGGAATTTTAAAAGATATAATTTTACTAAAAAATGATATGTTAATCTTAACTGATAAACTAGAAGAGAATCTAGAAAAAGCAATAAAAATTCAAGATTTATATCAAAGAGCTAAATTCTATTCTAATGAAGTTTTACCTACATTAGAAAATCTTAGAGAAAAAGTAGATAAATTAGAAGAAAAAATTGCTACTGATGCTTGGCCTATACCAAGCTATTATGATTTATTGTTTAACTTATAA
- a CDS encoding Na+/H+ antiporter family protein, producing MILLNPVVLSVIVMSVLCLLKLNVLLALIISALVAGFVAGMPIGDIMGTLIGGMGGQSETALSYILLGTLAVAIGNTGVASIISRKVASVVNGKKLIILIIIAFFGCFSQNLIPVHIAYIPILIPPLISVMNKLKLDRRAMACSLTFSLKAPYIAIPAGFGLIFQGIIATQMTENGMPVNQLDVWKSTWILGLFMVFGLLLALFFSYRKDREYKDLPLKGIEIEEAEKMETKHWLTLLAALAAFIVPMIYDSLPLGALAALFLMFVFRVLKWKDIDKTINGGMQLMGLIAFIMLVASGYAAVIKQTGAVEELVNSIYGMIGGSKPIGVILMLLVGLLVTMGIGTSFGTIPVVAAIYIPLCLKLGLSVPGSVVVLAAAAALGDAGSPASDSTLGPTSGLNVDGQHDHIWDTCVPTFLHFNIPLIIAGFIGGMLF from the coding sequence ATGATTTTATTAAATCCAGTTGTTCTTTCAGTTATTGTTATGAGTGTTTTATGTTTATTGAAACTTAATGTATTGTTAGCATTGATAATTTCAGCATTAGTTGCTGGTTTTGTTGCTGGTATGCCAATAGGAGACATTATGGGAACTCTTATTGGTGGTATGGGTGGTCAATCTGAAACTGCATTAAGCTATATTCTTCTAGGAACTCTTGCAGTTGCTATAGGAAATACAGGAGTTGCTAGTATTATCTCAAGAAAAGTCGCTTCTGTTGTAAATGGTAAAAAGTTAATAATTCTAATAATTATAGCATTCTTTGGATGTTTTTCACAAAACTTAATACCAGTTCATATTGCATATATTCCAATATTAATTCCACCTTTAATAAGTGTTATGAATAAGTTAAAATTAGACAGAAGAGCTATGGCTTGTTCTTTAACATTCTCTTTAAAAGCACCTTATATTGCCATTCCTGCTGGGTTTGGATTAATATTCCAAGGTATCATTGCAACTCAAATGACAGAAAATGGAATGCCTGTTAATCAACTTGATGTATGGAAATCAACTTGGATACTTGGTTTATTTATGGTATTTGGATTATTATTAGCTTTATTTTTCTCTTATAGAAAAGATAGAGAATATAAAGATTTACCTTTAAAAGGTATAGAAATTGAAGAAGCAGAAAAAATGGAAACTAAACACTGGCTAACTTTACTTGCTGCTTTAGCTGCATTTATAGTTCCTATGATTTATGATTCTCTTCCACTTGGAGCACTTGCAGCATTATTCCTAATGTTTGTATTTAGAGTATTAAAATGGAAAGATATTGATAAAACAATAAATGGTGGTATGCAATTAATGGGACTTATAGCTTTCATAATGCTAGTTGCTTCTGGATATGCAGCAGTTATTAAACAAACTGGTGCTGTTGAAGAATTGGTAAATTCTATCTATGGAATGATAGGTGGAAGTAAGCCTATTGGAGTAATATTAATGTTATTAGTTGGACTTTTAGTAACTATGGGAATAGGAACTTCATTTGGTACTATTCCAGTTGTTGCTGCTATTTATATCCCTCTATGTTTGAAATTAGGTCTATCAGTTCCTGGATCAGTTGTAGTTCTTGCTGCCGCTGCTGCATTAGGAGATGCTGGTTCTCCTGCATCAGACTCAACATTAGGACCTACATCTGGACTTAATGTTGATGGACAACATGATCATATATGGGATACTTGTGTTCCAACATTCTTACACTTTAATATTCCATTAATTATTGCTGGATTTATTGGAGGAATGTTATTCTAA